In one Arachis duranensis cultivar V14167 chromosome 9, aradu.V14167.gnm2.J7QH, whole genome shotgun sequence genomic region, the following are encoded:
- the LOC107465507 gene encoding 50S ribosomal protein L14, chloroplastic-like, which produces MKGISYRGNHICFGRYALQALEPAWITSRQIEAGRRAMSRNVRRGGQIWVRIFPDKPVTVRPTETRMGSGKGSPEYWVAVVKPADNSGARQLMCIRIIGAGNRRYASIGDIVVAVIKEAVPNMSLERSEVIRAVIVRTCKELKRSNGMIIQYDDNAAVVIDQEGNPKGTRIFGAIARELRQLNFTKIVSLAPEVL; this is translated from the exons ATGAAAGGAATATCCTATCGGGGTAATCATATTTGCTTCGGAAGATATGCTCTTCAGGCACTTGAACCCGCTTGGATCACATCTAGACAAATAGAAGCAGGTCGGCGGGCAATGTCACGAAATGTCCGCCGAGGTGGACAAATATGGGTACGGATATTTCCAGACAAACCAGTTACAGTAAGACCAACCGAAACGCGTATGGGTTCGGGAAAGGGATCTCCCGAATATTGGGTAGCTGTCGTTAAACCCG CCGATAACAGCGGAGCCCGCCAATTGATGTGTATTCGAATCATAGGAGCAGGTAATCGACGATATGCTTCTATTGGTGACATTGTTGTTGCTGTAATCAAGGAAGCGGTACCAAATATGTCTTTAGAAAGATCAGAAGTGATTAGAGCTGTAATTGTACGTACTTGTAAAGAACTTAAACGTAGCAATGGCATGATAATACAATATGATGATAATGCCGCGGTTGTCATTGATCAAGAGGGAAATCCAAAAGGAACTCGAATTTTTGGCGCAATCGCCCGGGAATTGAGACAGTTAAATTTCACTAAAATAGTTTCATTAGCACCTGAGGTATTATAA
- the LOC127741543 gene encoding LOW QUALITY PROTEIN: NAD(P)H-quinone oxidoreductase subunit J, chloroplastic-like (The sequence of the model RefSeq protein was modified relative to this genomic sequence to represent the inferred CDS: substituted 2 bases at 2 genomic stop codons): protein MEMEMEKTHTKLIQQKXQEKXKMQGPLSAWLVKHGLVHRSLGFDYQGIETLQIKPEDWHSIAVILYVYGYNYLRSQCAYDVAPGGLLASVYHLTRIESGIDQPEEVCIKVYVPRKNPRIPSIFWVWKSADFQERESYDMLGISYENHPRLKRILMPEKGEVLRKNSSAPG from the coding sequence ATGGAAATGGAAATGGAAAAGACTCATACAAAACTTATACAACAAAAATAGCaggagaaataaaaaatgcagGGTCCTTTGTCTGCTTGGTTAGTCAAACATGGACTTGTTCATAGATCTTTGGGTTTCGACTACCAAGGAATCGAAACTTTACAAATAAAGCCCGAAGATTGGCATTCCATTGCTGTCATCTTATATGTATATGGTTACAATTATCTACGTTCCCAATGTGCCTATGATGTAGCACCAGGAGGACTGTTAGCTAGTGTGTATCATCTTACAAGAATAGAGTCTGGGATAGATCAACCGGAAGAGGTATGCATAAAAGTATATGTACCAAGGAAAAATCCCCgaattccttctattttctgGGTTTGGAAAAGTGCGGATTTTCAAGAGAGGGAATCTTATGATATGTTAGGAATCTCTTATGAAAATCATCCGCGTCTGAAACGTATTTTAATGCCCGAAAAAGGGGAGGTCCTGCGGAAAAATAGCTCGGCGCCAGGATGA
- the LOC127741673 gene encoding ribulose bisphosphate carboxylase large chain-like: MPAMTEIFGDDSVLQFGGGTLGHPWGNAPGAVANRVALEACVQARNEGRDLAREGNEIIREASKWSPELAAACEVWKAIKFEFPAMDTL; this comes from the coding sequence ATGCCTGCTATGACCGAGATCTTTGGAGATGATTCCGTACTCCAATTCGGTGGTGGAACCTTAGGGCATCCTTGGGGAAATGCACCAGGTGCCGTAGCTAATCGAGTAGCTCTCGAAGCATGTGTACAGGCTCGGAATGAGGGTCGTGATCTTGCTCGTGAGGGTAATGAAATCATCCGTGAGGCGAGCAAATGGAGTCCTGAATTAGCTGCTGCTTGTGAAGTATGGAAGGCgatcaaatttgaattcccaGCAATGGATACTTTGTAA
- the LOC127741544 gene encoding photosystem II D2 protein-like has protein sequence MTIALGKFTKDENDLFDIMDDWLRRDRFVFVGWSGLLLFPCAYFALGGWFTGTTFVTSWYTHGLASSYLEGCNFLTAAVSTPANSLAHSLLLLWGPEAQGDFTRWCQLGGLWTFVALHGAFALIGFMLRQFELARSVQLRPYNAIAFSGPIAVFVSVF, from the coding sequence ATGACTATAGCTCTTGGTAAATTtaccaaagatgaaaatgatttatttgatattatggATGACTGGTTACGGAGGGACCGTTTCGTTTTTGTGGGTTGGTCCGGTCTGTTGCTCTTTCCTTGCGCCTATTTCGCTTTGGGGGGTTGGTTCACAGGTACAACCTTTGTAACTTCATGGTATACTCATGGATTGGCAAGTTCCTATTTGGAAGGCTGTAACTTCTTAACCGCTGCAGTCTCTACTCCTGCTAATAGTTTAGCACACTCTTTGTTGTTACTATGGGGTCCTGAAGCACAAGGAGATTTTACCCGTTGGTGTCAATTAGGTGGTCTGTGGACTTTTGTTGCTCTCCACGGCGCTTTCGCATTAATAGGTTTCATGTTACGTCAATTTGAACTTGCTCGATCTGTTCAATTGCGCCCTTATAATGCAATCGCATTCTCTGGTCCAATTGCTGTTTTTGTTTCCGTATTC